Proteins encoded together in one Miscanthus floridulus cultivar M001 chromosome 16, ASM1932011v1, whole genome shotgun sequence window:
- the LOC136514130 gene encoding uncharacterized protein isoform X3, with product MASKALLLFARAARSAAAATYRVASLAERRALSPGPEAVAAASDGPRLSGGRSAAAGPTHGTAAPPPAMDAPSPQTGSWVASAAPSSKDLSKPGDRVEFVPKEEDVESDEALRDLYERWCKAFNQKREPDEMARRFNKFKNRVLRIQSMNKANQSCKVGLTKFSDGKLAEMRANRDPHDCMLAQKFPNSCLLWKDLPEGRELLVPNNEFIKRRWIPYLP from the exons ATGGCATCGAAAGCCCTCCTGCTGTTCGCCCGAGCCGCCCGCTCAGCTGCGGCGGCCACGTATCGCGTCGCCAGCTTGGCTGAGCGGAGGGCGCTCTCTCCGGGTccggaggcggtggcggccgcATCTGATGGTCCTCGCTTAAGTGGAGGTCGTTCCGCCGCCGCCGGACCTACCCACGGCACGGCTGCACCTCCCCCCGCCATGGACGCACCTAGCCCCCAAACCGGCAGCTGGGTTGCCTCCGCCGCTCCATCATCAAAAG ATTTGTCCAAGCCAGGTGATAGGGTGGAGTTTGTGCCAAAGGAGGAGGACGTTGAGTCAGATGAAGCCCTGCGGGACCTGTATGAGCGCTGGTGTAAGGCTTTTAACCAGAAGCGTGAGCCTGATGAGATGGCTCGCCGGTTCAACAAGTTCAAGAACAGGGTGCTGCGTATTCAAAGTATGAACAAGGCTAATCAGTCATGCAAGGTGGGACTAACCAAGTTCTCTGATGGAAAGCTAGCGGAGATGCGTGCCAATCGTGATCCGCATGATTGTATGCTTGCACAGAAGTTTCCAAATTCATGTCTTCTTTGGAAAG ATCTACCTGAGGGACGTGAGCTGTTAGTCCCAAATAATGAGTTCATCAAGCGCCGCTGGATCCCATACCTCCCCTGA
- the LOC136514130 gene encoding uncharacterized protein isoform X2, with protein sequence MASKALLLFARAARSAAAATYRVASLAERRALSPGPEAVAAASDGPRLSGGRSAAAGPTHGTAAPPPAMDAPSPQTGSWVASAAPSSKGDRVEFVPKEEDVESDEALRDLYERWCKAFNQKREPDEMARRFNKFKNRVLRIQSMNKANQSCKVGLTKFSDGKLAEMRANRDPHDCMLAQKFPNSCLLWKGDGKFLKEVFADFDVVNGKLFVYFPLEKGTRVADKKEISTEYEVVYGRLFVADLPEGRELLVPNNEFIKRRWIPYLP encoded by the exons ATGGCATCGAAAGCCCTCCTGCTGTTCGCCCGAGCCGCCCGCTCAGCTGCGGCGGCCACGTATCGCGTCGCCAGCTTGGCTGAGCGGAGGGCGCTCTCTCCGGGTccggaggcggtggcggccgcATCTGATGGTCCTCGCTTAAGTGGAGGTCGTTCCGCCGCCGCCGGACCTACCCACGGCACGGCTGCACCTCCCCCCGCCATGGACGCACCTAGCCCCCAAACCGGCAGCTGGGTTGCCTCCGCCGCTCCATCATCAAAAG GTGATAGGGTGGAGTTTGTGCCAAAGGAGGAGGACGTTGAGTCAGATGAAGCCCTGCGGGACCTGTATGAGCGCTGGTGTAAGGCTTTTAACCAGAAGCGTGAGCCTGATGAGATGGCTCGCCGGTTCAACAAGTTCAAGAACAGGGTGCTGCGTATTCAAAGTATGAACAAGGCTAATCAGTCATGCAAGGTGGGACTAACCAAGTTCTCTGATGGAAAGCTAGCGGAGATGCGTGCCAATCGTGATCCGCATGATTGTATGCTTGCACAGAAGTTTCCAAATTCATGTCTTCTTTGGAAAGGTGATGGCAAATTTCTGAAGGAAGTCTTTGCTGATTTTGATGTGGTTAATGGAAAACTTTTTGTGTACTTTCCTTTGGAGAAGGGGACACGCGTCGCAGATAAGAAGGAAATCTCTACTGAGTATGAAGTTGTTTATGGCAGATTGTTTGTTGCAGATCTACCTGAGGGACGTGAGCTGTTAGTCCCAAATAATGAGTTCATCAAGCGCCGCTGGATCCCATACCTCCCCTGA
- the LOC136514130 gene encoding uncharacterized protein isoform X1 has translation MASKALLLFARAARSAAAATYRVASLAERRALSPGPEAVAAASDGPRLSGGRSAAAGPTHGTAAPPPAMDAPSPQTGSWVASAAPSSKDLSKPGDRVEFVPKEEDVESDEALRDLYERWCKAFNQKREPDEMARRFNKFKNRVLRIQSMNKANQSCKVGLTKFSDGKLAEMRANRDPHDCMLAQKFPNSCLLWKGDGKFLKEVFADFDVVNGKLFVYFPLEKGTRVADKKEISTEYEVVYGRLFVADLPEGRELLVPNNEFIKRRWIPYLP, from the exons ATGGCATCGAAAGCCCTCCTGCTGTTCGCCCGAGCCGCCCGCTCAGCTGCGGCGGCCACGTATCGCGTCGCCAGCTTGGCTGAGCGGAGGGCGCTCTCTCCGGGTccggaggcggtggcggccgcATCTGATGGTCCTCGCTTAAGTGGAGGTCGTTCCGCCGCCGCCGGACCTACCCACGGCACGGCTGCACCTCCCCCCGCCATGGACGCACCTAGCCCCCAAACCGGCAGCTGGGTTGCCTCCGCCGCTCCATCATCAAAAG ATTTGTCCAAGCCAGGTGATAGGGTGGAGTTTGTGCCAAAGGAGGAGGACGTTGAGTCAGATGAAGCCCTGCGGGACCTGTATGAGCGCTGGTGTAAGGCTTTTAACCAGAAGCGTGAGCCTGATGAGATGGCTCGCCGGTTCAACAAGTTCAAGAACAGGGTGCTGCGTATTCAAAGTATGAACAAGGCTAATCAGTCATGCAAGGTGGGACTAACCAAGTTCTCTGATGGAAAGCTAGCGGAGATGCGTGCCAATCGTGATCCGCATGATTGTATGCTTGCACAGAAGTTTCCAAATTCATGTCTTCTTTGGAAAGGTGATGGCAAATTTCTGAAGGAAGTCTTTGCTGATTTTGATGTGGTTAATGGAAAACTTTTTGTGTACTTTCCTTTGGAGAAGGGGACACGCGTCGCAGATAAGAAGGAAATCTCTACTGAGTATGAAGTTGTTTATGGCAGATTGTTTGTTGCAGATCTACCTGAGGGACGTGAGCTGTTAGTCCCAAATAATGAGTTCATCAAGCGCCGCTGGATCCCATACCTCCCCTGA